In the genome of Sander lucioperca isolate FBNREF2018 chromosome 18, SLUC_FBN_1.2, whole genome shotgun sequence, the window ttattcattttttgccTGTAACTATGTGTAACTTCTGTCCAGAATATGTGTTCCCGGTTTTTGAAATGTCAATTTGTTGTACTATCTGCATTATGTTCTCTTTTTGGGTTATCTTTATCCCATTTCTTTTGTGCTGCTGCAATGACCCAGTTATTGACCCAATTTAGGGAtcattaaatttacatttaatCTATTctaaaaaatgataaataaaggtgaaaatgaacaattaaattaaaaataataagaaCTTTGAATGTATAAAATATGCCTAGATCCAGAAAAGGAGAGTctgacattgtgtgtgtgtgtgtgtgtgtgtgtgtgtgtgtgtgtttcagagcagCTGAGGCGTGTGGACGAGGGCTTGGACCAGATCAACCAGGACATGAGACAGGCTGAGAAAAACCTGACGGACCTCTCCAAGTGCTGCGGCCTCTGTGTCTGCCCCTGTAACAGGTACACTGTACACTCAGAGCTGCTGAAGCCTCCAAATCCctgttgtgtgttttcatgctttTCTCTACTTTTTGTGTGCTGTGCTTGTATGTGTCATGATAATATGGAGCAGGTATGTGGCTGGTTTGTAAATGAATGCAGAGTGAACTATTAGTAATATAGAACAAACAGAATAGGAAGCCGTAAAACACAGCTGAAGTCTGTGATCATTTGCATATGTTACTTTTGataagtttaaatgtttatgctATGTAAAGTGGGAAGAGTTCTGTCTGGTTCTGTAGTAAAAATCCCAGAGCACTTCTACAGTGCACTTATTCGCGCCTCTACCTGGAGCGTTCTCCATAGAAACAGCACCGGATGCTCATGGGTAATGTGGTATTTAGAGACGTCCACCATGCCAAACTTGCAAACAAAGCAGGATTTCTCAGACGCAAAGTCGAAATAATAAAAATTTGTGTCCATTCCATGAACCTATAGGATTGTTCTATTATCCGGGAGATTCCTGTGTTTCTATGTTTAGCCACACTGAGGGTATcgttaaaagaaaaataaatgaattggGAATACAGAACTGGGAAAATATTTCCGGAACCAGCGGTTCTCTCTCACTCTTAAGAAAATACAAATTTGCTTGTCAAATGCACATTTTATAGTCAAAATATTGCGTGTACAATTTGTGAGTATTTCCAAAGGTTTATGAATGAGTAGAGAACGTGATAGGGTTCCTACCAAGTTCTTAACATGGCGGGTGTGCTACTCTGTGCTGAGCATACTCAAAACCCTGTCCATCAAACCAAATCCATAtgcagtgtcagtgtgtgtgcatagtAAGATCATATCTGGTTCTAAACATGGTAAAACAAATCTCCCCAAAATGCTTTCACATTGGAGAAGAGGATTCTTTGATGAGTACCATAAAATAAGGTAGGGAATCTTAACTTCCTTACGATAACTGAACTTCTAGCCTTATAAGCCTCTTGTGGACATTTTATTTAGAGGGCCATGTGGTTGTATTTTAGGTTTAACGTTCTTCTCGTTTTTATTCAAGCCTCTAGATTTCCTGGTTTGTATTGACTGTCCGTTTTCCCCCAGGGTGTCGTCTATTGAGCATGACTCACAATACAAACGTACCTGGGGTATTAGAGGAGCTGACGGGGAAGTTGACGCCAATGGTTCAAATGTAGTCTCAAAGCAGCCCTCAGGCGTTCACAATGGCCAGGCTGGCCAGGTGAACACCTCGGCGCCCTCAGGCCCGTACATCAAGAGGTGGGGGTCCTGGTCATTCTGCTTCCttaagaatttttttccacaatgTTGTGTATTTAGAAATGATATAAAAAGTCTTCAATTCTGCTAGTCACAAATGATAGATTGAGTCACGTTTGACAGAAACTTACTTTACATCTACAGGATAACCAACGATGCACGCGAGGATGAAATGGAGGAGAATCTGGAAGCAGTGGGCAGCATCGTTGGCAACCTGAAAACTATGGCTCTGGACATGGGCAATGAGATAGACCAGCAGAACAAACATATTGACAACATCACTAGCAAGGTAAGATGcaattgttttgttctgtttttctgcattttttttttttttttttgtttgatcacACTTCTTTAGCTGGTTCTGTCAGCCCCAACTTACTGATTCCCTGATTCCCCAAATTACATGTCCTAAAATTTGGTAGAAAAACATccactctcttttttttcttgcatgCACAAGCAACGCGACACATACCTGCCAATAATACGCTATTGCACTGTTCtaataagctattgcactgtttaatccctgcactgttcacATTTtcactaccaccattgcacacactctaccatagcaccttatcatggtcattgcatcacatggtcagtccataccaggccattgtaatcacttcacaaattgttaactctttaaatttctgtgagtgatttttatgtatgtgagatatgtgtgtatgtgtgtttgttgtgttatggttgtctactggatgcctaaaatttccgtcgggatgaataaagtatctatctatctatctatctatctatctatctatctatctcaatGGTTTGATGCTGTTCCACTGATGGACAATTGATTGACAGTAATGCGGAAGGAAGAAGACTTTGCAAACATGGATGGAAATAACAggattttcaatattttttgatCAGCTTTGCAAAAGAggaaaggaaatgcattcaacatGTTTGTTAGGCCTCAAGGTTACACACACATTGCATTATGGTGCGGTaggaaaaacatgttaaatccATTTAATAAAGCATTTCCAAAGCTGAGATGGAATCCTGCATTTACAGCCATGTTTACTTTGTAGCAGTCTTGCTCTTCCCTGTCTTCCCTGCTGCACATCTTGGTGCATTACCTCCACCTGTATATCAGTGGAATAGTGTGAAACCTTTGGCAGGACTCACCCGTGTGCATTTGCAACCTTGTGCATagacaaacaaaacagggaCCCAC includes:
- the LOC116057686 gene encoding synaptosomal-associated protein 23 isoform X1 yields the protein MPQNIELGATGGASKPDSRNMEDMTVEQMTMKANQVTDESLESTRRMLQMAEESKQTGINTMVMLDEQGEQLRRVDEGLDQINQDMRQAEKNLTDLSKCCGLCVCPCNRVSSIEHDSQYKRTWGIRGADGEVDANGSNVVSKQPSGVHNGQAGQVNTSAPSGPYIKRITNDAREDEMEENLEAVGSIVGNLKTMALDMGNEIDQQNKHIDNITSKAEMNRLRIDEANQRANKLLK
- the LOC116057686 gene encoding synaptosomal-associated protein 23 isoform X2 gives rise to the protein MEDMTVEQMTMKANQVTDESLESTRRMLQMAEESKQTGINTMVMLDEQGEQLRRVDEGLDQINQDMRQAEKNLTDLSKCCGLCVCPCNRVSSIEHDSQYKRTWGIRGADGEVDANGSNVVSKQPSGVHNGQAGQVNTSAPSGPYIKRITNDAREDEMEENLEAVGSIVGNLKTMALDMGNEIDQQNKHIDNITSKAEMNRLRIDEANQRANKLLK